A single genomic interval of Mucilaginibacter robiniae harbors:
- a CDS encoding GatB/YqeY domain-containing protein — translation MSLITKIDQDIKQAMLGKQEVKLRGLRAIKSALLLARTEKGASEEISEETETRVLQKLVKQRKESADIYQAQNRPDLYQIEADEMEVIESYLPKQMDRSEIETYLKELIGRVGATSVKDMGKVMGTANKELAGKADGKTISEVVKQLLA, via the coding sequence ATGTCACTCATAACGAAAATAGATCAAGATATTAAACAAGCCATGTTGGGTAAGCAAGAAGTTAAGCTACGCGGATTGCGGGCTATTAAGTCTGCTTTGCTGCTGGCCCGTACTGAAAAAGGTGCTTCAGAAGAAATAAGTGAAGAAACTGAAACCCGTGTGTTGCAAAAGCTGGTAAAGCAACGTAAAGAATCTGCCGACATTTACCAGGCACAAAACCGGCCTGATTTGTACCAGATTGAGGCTGACGAAATGGAGGTAATTGAAAGCTACTTGCCTAAACAAATGGATCGTAGCGAAATTGAAACTTACCTGAAAGAGTTAATTGGTAGGGTAGGTGCAACCTCGGTAAAAGATATGGGGAAAGTAATGGGTACAGCTAATAAAGAACTTGCCGGAAAAGCTGATGGGAAAACTATCTCAGAAGTGGTGAAACAATTATTAGCTTAA
- a CDS encoding NAD kinase, producing the protein MNIAVYGRQFNDSALPFAQQVFDSLAQHQVGIFVHCRLHEFLTAKTINTNYQLLDENVPLKGHIDVLITLGGDGTMLDIVTLIRDTGIPVIGINFGRLGFLASVNKSDIAAAINAVVNRQFTLEARELIRIDSASSVFGADNFALNDITFHKRDDAAMITMHAYLNDEFLNSYWGDGIIISTSTGSTAYSLSCGGPIIFPKSNALVVTPVSPHNLNVRPIVLPDNSKLSFEVETRSANYLISCDSRTAVIENNMKFDICKADFQLNLIRLNNESYLNTLRNKLLWGLDARNY; encoded by the coding sequence ATGAATATTGCAGTATACGGCAGGCAGTTTAATGATTCGGCATTACCTTTTGCTCAGCAGGTATTTGATAGCCTGGCTCAGCATCAGGTGGGGATATTTGTACATTGCCGTTTGCATGAATTTTTGACCGCCAAAACCATCAATACCAATTATCAGCTACTGGATGAAAATGTACCACTTAAAGGGCACATTGATGTGCTGATTACTTTAGGTGGCGATGGTACGATGCTGGATATTGTAACGCTGATTCGGGATACAGGCATACCCGTAATCGGTATTAACTTTGGTAGGTTAGGTTTTTTAGCCAGTGTAAATAAAAGTGATATTGCTGCAGCCATTAATGCTGTAGTAAACCGGCAGTTTACGTTAGAGGCACGCGAGCTCATCCGCATTGATTCTGCATCATCTGTATTCGGTGCCGATAACTTTGCATTGAATGATATTACTTTTCACAAGCGTGATGATGCAGCCATGATTACCATGCACGCCTATCTGAACGATGAATTTCTGAATTCATATTGGGGAGATGGAATTATCATTTCTACTTCAACCGGGTCAACTGCGTACTCATTGAGCTGCGGTGGGCCTATCATTTTCCCAAAATCTAACGCATTGGTGGTTACACCCGTATCGCCGCACAACTTAAATGTGCGCCCGATTGTATTGCCCGATAACAGTAAACTAAGCTTTGAAGTAGAAACTCGCAGTGCTAACTATTTGATTTCATGTGATTCACGTACGGCCGTAATTGAGAATAACATGAAGTTTGATATTTGTAAAGCCGATTTTCAGCTCAACTTAATCAGACTTAATAACGAAAGTTATCTGAATACATTAAGAAACAAATTATTGTGGGGATTAGATGCCCGCAATTATTAA
- the porT gene encoding type IX secretion/gliding motility protein PorT/SprT, which translates to MIKRLGLLASFILCSNILMAQVQAWGGGADQNDLSFGFSFQYVMQDYKIVKKPDWRNPYPDPDHPGNYLTSPLTSISSKSVPGFAVGFITRYRISEHLEVRTTPSLVFADRELDYTFENTTQNDKRLISSTTMDVPLLLKLKADRLGNFRPYLVGGAKYSFAIGGKSKQDANDDLLQKRVKNIRGFASYEAGIGCDIYFDYFKMSPEIKVANSFGNVLVPENHPFAEPISKLFLHSLMFSLHFE; encoded by the coding sequence ATGATTAAACGTTTAGGGCTTTTAGCAAGCTTTATATTGTGTAGTAATATATTGATGGCACAAGTGCAAGCCTGGGGAGGTGGGGCCGATCAAAATGATCTGAGTTTCGGCTTTAGCTTTCAGTATGTTATGCAGGACTATAAAATTGTTAAAAAGCCTGACTGGCGCAACCCGTACCCTGATCCCGATCATCCTGGAAATTACCTGACCAGTCCGCTAACCAGTATCAGCTCTAAATCGGTGCCCGGCTTTGCGGTAGGTTTTATAACCCGTTACCGTATTAGCGAACATTTGGAAGTACGTACCACGCCTTCGCTGGTTTTTGCCGATCGGGAGCTGGACTATACTTTTGAGAATACTACGCAGAATGATAAACGGCTGATATCAAGCACAACCATGGATGTGCCTTTGCTGTTAAAACTTAAGGCTGACCGGCTTGGTAATTTCAGACCCTATTTGGTAGGGGGAGCTAAATACTCGTTTGCTATTGGCGGTAAAAGTAAGCAGGATGCCAACGATGATTTGTTACAAAAAAGAGTAAAAAATATTCGGGGTTTCGCTTCATACGAAGCAGGTATCGGCTGTGATATCTACTTTGATTATTTTAAAATGTCTCCCGAAATTAAGGTAGCCAATTCATTTGGTAACGTACTGGTGCCAGAAAATCATCCTTTTGCTGAACCCATCAGTAAACTCTTTCTGCATAGCCTGATGTTTAGTTTGCACTTTGAGTAG
- the porG gene encoding type IX secretion system protein PorG, translated as MPARIIVILIFLCCVVSKVQAQSWELGVTMGGAGYLGDLNQRNPLKVSGLATGAFLKRNFNGYFSAKASYMHAQIEGADSTSKYEQFRNRNLSFATPLNEVALTGEFNFLEYIPSISKNLFTPFIYAGVGAVKYNPQATYQGVVYDLRPLTTEGQSKPYRQTAVTLPFGVGIKYNVAGRLNLIADLGYRSARTDYIDDVSGLYADKSVFSNPVAAALSDRSGERLGYNIGAAGSQRGDLRKHDTYWFLGFTISYTFITEKCYYEK; from the coding sequence ATGCCCGCAAGAATAATTGTAATCCTGATTTTCTTATGTTGTGTTGTTAGTAAAGTGCAAGCCCAGAGTTGGGAACTTGGCGTTACTATGGGGGGCGCTGGTTACCTAGGTGATCTAAACCAACGCAATCCGCTAAAGGTAAGCGGATTGGCAACCGGCGCATTCCTGAAAAGAAACTTCAACGGCTATTTTTCTGCCAAAGCAAGTTACATGCATGCCCAGATAGAAGGGGCAGATAGCACATCAAAGTATGAACAGTTTCGTAACCGTAACTTAAGCTTTGCTACACCATTGAATGAAGTAGCTTTAACTGGTGAATTTAACTTTCTGGAATACATACCCAGCATTAGTAAAAACTTATTTACGCCCTTTATATACGCTGGTGTAGGTGCAGTAAAATATAATCCTCAGGCAACTTACCAAGGCGTAGTTTATGACTTAAGGCCACTTACTACCGAAGGGCAAAGCAAACCTTACCGCCAAACTGCTGTCACATTACCTTTTGGTGTGGGCATTAAGTATAATGTAGCTGGCCGCTTAAACCTGATAGCCGATTTGGGGTATCGTAGTGCACGTACAGATTATATTGACGATGTAAGTGGTTTGTATGCTGATAAATCTGTATTTAGCAATCCGGTAGCTGCTGCGCTTTCCGATCGTTCGGGTGAGCGTTTAGGGTATAACATCGGTGCTGCAGGTTCACAACGTGGCGATTTACGTAAGCATGATACTTATTGGTTTTTAGGTTTTACCATATCCTATACCTTCATTACGGAAAAATGTTATTATGAAAAGTAG
- the ubiE gene encoding bifunctional demethylmenaquinone methyltransferase/2-methoxy-6-polyprenyl-1,4-benzoquinol methylase UbiE, protein MSKVVTPYQDKQATKKQQVADMFNNISKTYDFLNHFLSLGIDIIWRKIAINELKTVRPKHILDVATGTGDFAFEALSILKPEKITGVDISQGMLDIAQQKINKRKLNEKFEVKLGDSEQLPFAASTFDAVTVAYGVRNFENLEAGLADMLRVTKPGGKVVILEFSKPKGFPIKQLYNFYFNYITPGIGKLFSKDARAYTYLPESVAAFPDGKDFTALMSKVGFSQTKSRPLAFGICSVYTGIK, encoded by the coding sequence ATGAGTAAAGTTGTTACGCCCTACCAAGATAAGCAAGCCACTAAAAAGCAGCAGGTGGCCGATATGTTTAACAACATATCTAAAACTTACGATTTTTTAAATCATTTCTTATCGTTGGGCATTGATATCATCTGGCGTAAAATTGCTATTAATGAACTAAAAACAGTTCGGCCCAAGCACATACTCGATGTAGCTACCGGTACAGGAGATTTTGCTTTTGAAGCTTTATCTATCCTGAAGCCAGAAAAAATTACGGGAGTAGATATATCGCAGGGGATGCTGGATATTGCCCAGCAAAAAATCAATAAGCGTAAGTTAAACGAAAAGTTTGAAGTAAAGCTGGGCGATTCGGAACAGTTGCCGTTTGCTGCCAGTACTTTTGATGCTGTAACGGTTGCTTACGGCGTGCGTAACTTTGAAAATCTGGAAGCTGGTTTGGCTGATATGCTGCGTGTAACAAAACCGGGTGGTAAAGTCGTAATACTGGAGTTTTCAAAGCCTAAAGGTTTTCCAATAAAGCAATTGTATAACTTTTATTTTAATTATATTACGCCAGGTATAGGTAAGCTGTTTTCGAAAGATGCACGAGCGTACACCTATCTGCCAGAGTCAGTTGCTGCTTTCCCGGATGGTAAAGATTTTACAGCGCTGATGAGCAAGGTAGGGTTCAGCCAAACTAAAAGCCGGCCTTTAGCTTTTGGCATCTGTTCGGTATATACCGGTATAAAATAA
- a CDS encoding ExbD/TolR family protein: MVELNTAPQNANGKPLRKKANLRVDLTAMVDLAFLLVTFFMLTTTLSKPHAMDLAMPVKDPVGEPIGESRTVTLCLGKNNKVLVYQGMADKPLGNPEITDYSKAGLRKVLLQVKQNIYAQTGKSMVVLVKPSDKSVYGNLVDVLDELHITQIPSYAVEDITAVDINLLKKRMAY, translated from the coding sequence ATGGTCGAGCTTAACACTGCTCCTCAAAATGCGAATGGTAAGCCATTACGCAAAAAAGCTAATCTGCGAGTTGATTTAACTGCAATGGTAGATTTAGCATTTCTTCTAGTCACCTTTTTTATGTTAACTACCACTTTATCCAAGCCTCATGCTATGGATTTGGCTATGCCGGTTAAGGATCCTGTTGGTGAACCCATAGGCGAAAGCCGAACGGTTACCTTATGTTTAGGTAAAAACAACAAAGTTTTGGTTTATCAGGGAATGGCGGATAAACCTTTGGGTAATCCCGAAATTACCGATTATAGCAAAGCAGGATTGCGTAAAGTGTTATTACAAGTCAAACAAAACATATATGCCCAAACTGGAAAAAGCATGGTGGTTTTAGTTAAGCCCAGTGATAAATCGGTTTATGGCAATTTGGTAGATGTGTTGGATGAACTGCATATTACACAAATACCCAGCTACGCCGTTGAAGATATTACAGCAGTCGATATTAACCTGCTTAAAAAGCGCATGGCTTATTAA
- a CDS encoding SDR family oxidoreductase: MSKTALITGATAGIGKACAELFARQGYNLILTGRRQDRLEQLAEQLNNSYNIRIAVAAFDIRRQEEVTHHLESLPAEWKQVDVLVNNAGLSQGLDPIQNGNYADWDTMIDTNIKGLLYASKIVSNWMIAQGHGHIVNLGSIAGKNVYANGNVYCATKAAVDALSQGMRIDLLSHNIKVTAIHPGAVETEFSEVRFKGDKERAKKVYEGFTPLSAEDVADTIWFVASRPAHVNINDLVLMPTAQANATTFNKKTS; encoded by the coding sequence ATGTCGAAAACCGCATTAATTACAGGTGCCACCGCGGGTATTGGTAAGGCCTGTGCCGAACTTTTTGCCCGTCAGGGCTACAATCTCATTTTAACCGGCCGCCGTCAGGATCGGCTGGAGCAACTGGCCGAGCAGTTAAACAACAGCTATAATATACGTATAGCAGTTGCTGCATTTGATATACGCCGCCAGGAAGAGGTTACTCATCATCTGGAAAGTTTACCTGCCGAATGGAAACAGGTAGATGTTTTAGTTAACAATGCTGGTTTAAGCCAAGGGTTGGATCCTATACAAAATGGTAACTATGCCGATTGGGACACCATGATTGATACCAATATCAAAGGCTTGCTGTACGCCAGTAAAATAGTTTCTAACTGGATGATTGCGCAGGGGCATGGTCATATTGTCAACCTGGGTTCTATAGCGGGTAAAAATGTTTATGCGAATGGTAACGTATATTGTGCAACTAAAGCAGCAGTTGATGCGTTAAGCCAAGGTATGCGCATAGATTTGTTATCACATAACATTAAAGTAACTGCCATACACCCTGGTGCTGTTGAAACCGAATTTTCGGAAGTACGCTTTAAAGGCGACAAAGAACGCGCTAAAAAGGTGTACGAAGGCTTTACACCATTATCGGCAGAAGATGTAGCCGATACCATCTGGTTTGTGGCTTCACGTCCGGCACATGTAAATATTAATGATTTGGTTTTAATGCCAACTGCTCAGGCTAACGCCACCACATTCAATAAGAAAACAAGTTAG
- a CDS encoding CBS domain-containing protein: MYATEIATDTIPPVSTADTLQKAIDRMLEFRIRHLPVVNEQQFIGLLADSDIMESDHSLPVSSLPQLMINSFVYEEQHVYDVIRMFYEHKLTVVPVLSSSKAYIGLIALNNMNDYFATITAVTDPGGIIVLEINNKDNSMSHMAQIVESDNAQILSSYVRSFPDSTRTEVTLKLNKPDIHTINAAFLRYGYDVKAVFNYTDDNDDSQDRYDSFMHYLNM, translated from the coding sequence ATGTATGCCACTGAGATAGCCACTGATACAATACCGCCCGTAAGTACTGCGGATACTCTGCAAAAGGCCATTGACCGTATGCTGGAGTTTCGTATCAGGCATCTGCCTGTGGTAAATGAACAGCAGTTTATAGGTTTGCTGGCCGATAGCGATATTATGGAGTCTGATCATAGTTTGCCGGTAAGTTCATTACCGCAGCTCATGATTAACTCGTTTGTATATGAAGAGCAGCATGTGTATGATGTGATTCGTATGTTTTATGAGCATAAACTAACAGTAGTACCCGTGCTAAGCTCATCAAAAGCTTACATAGGTTTAATCGCGCTCAATAACATGAACGATTATTTTGCCACTATTACTGCGGTTACTGATCCGGGTGGCATTATTGTACTCGAGATTAATAACAAAGACAATTCCATGTCGCATATGGCGCAAATAGTGGAGTCAGATAATGCCCAGATATTGAGCTCATACGTGCGTAGCTTTCCGGATTCTACCCGTACTGAGGTTACTTTAAAATTGAACAAACCGGATATTCATACCATTAATGCCGCATTTTTGCGTTACGGCTATGATGTAAAAGCAGTATTTAACTATACTGATGATAATGATGATTCACAAGATCGTTATGATTCGTTTATGCATTACCTGAATATGTAG
- a CDS encoding DUF3072 domain-containing protein — protein MATKNNSDQTGDLFEDDNKNNSQNSDNEIKGSNTVKDPDDWTTGKEPMTGAQHSYLKTLSEEADEPLDESLNKADASKKIDELQHKTGRGVDND, from the coding sequence ATGGCAACTAAAAATAATTCAGATCAAACAGGAGATTTGTTTGAAGACGATAATAAAAACAACTCACAAAACAGTGACAACGAAATTAAAGGTTCAAACACGGTAAAAGATCCGGATGATTGGACCACCGGAAAAGAACCTATGACTGGAGCACAGCATTCCTATTTAAAAACCCTTTCGGAAGAAGCTGATGAGCCACTTGATGAAAGCCTGAATAAAGCTGACGCATCAAAAAAGATTGACGAATTGCAGCATAAAACTGGTCGTGGCGTTGACAACGATTAA
- a CDS encoding alpha/beta fold hydrolase has protein sequence MNFALKEEKGFIYIEEGQGEVLLLLHGLMGALSNWEQVIEEFKNEYRVIIPILPIYDLPLLTTGVKTLTKYVHRFVRHKGLSNITLLGNSLGGHVALIYCLSHPQLVKTLVLTGSSGLYENAFGGSFPRRESYDFVKEKVEYTFYDPKTATKDLVDEVFITINDRNKVVRILAMAKSAIRHNMNKELHKIKIPVGLIWGRNDKITPPEVAVEFNELLPDSELYWIDQCGHAPMMEQPEEFNRYLKTFLENTKLKV, from the coding sequence ATGAATTTTGCGCTTAAAGAAGAAAAGGGTTTTATCTACATCGAAGAAGGTCAGGGTGAAGTATTATTACTGTTGCACGGCCTGATGGGCGCTTTAAGCAATTGGGAACAGGTAATTGAAGAGTTTAAAAATGAGTATCGTGTTATCATTCCTATACTTCCCATCTATGATTTGCCGTTATTAACTACCGGGGTAAAAACTTTAACTAAGTATGTACACCGCTTTGTAAGGCATAAAGGTTTAAGTAATATTACTTTGTTAGGTAATTCATTAGGAGGGCATGTGGCTTTAATTTATTGTTTGTCACATCCTCAGTTGGTTAAAACTTTAGTACTTACCGGTAGTTCAGGATTGTATGAAAATGCGTTTGGGGGTTCGTTCCCGCGGCGCGAGAGTTATGATTTTGTGAAGGAAAAGGTTGAATATACTTTTTATGATCCTAAAACCGCTACCAAAGATTTGGTAGATGAAGTTTTTATTACCATTAATGATCGTAATAAGGTAGTGCGCATATTAGCTATGGCAAAATCAGCCATTCGGCACAATATGAATAAGGAACTGCACAAAATAAAGATACCAGTTGGACTAATTTGGGGCAGGAATGATAAAATTACTCCGCCAGAAGTAGCGGTTGAATTTAATGAACTATTGCCTGACTCGGAGCTGTACTGGATTGACCAGTGCGGACATGCACCCATGATGGAGCAGCCCGAAGAATTTAACCGATACCTGAAAACATTTTTAGAAAACACTAAACTGAAAGTATAG